From Chloroflexota bacterium, one genomic window encodes:
- a CDS encoding MFS transporter codes for MMIFEKLRNALGAYIDRVRLFRPNARLFLLNVILTGISMGVFRLLFNFYVLSLGFDESLVGRLISVSSTTALLSALPMGYLADIFGRKYSLVLGGLLTAFSVAGVVIWPTEPSLYAMNIFSGLGQGLWGITMSPFLMENSGEQERTYLFSFSQGLQMLSAFFGNAIGGYLPGLLGRQLGAAATSSAAYGWSLLVVAATFALGIAPLFLLRRQRLESDQRSVFAPIKYAVENPALLGKLIMPLLITSIGAGLVMPFMNVFYRVVHHQPDPVIGNLFAWGSLAMGVGLLIAPPLADRFGKIPVVVVTQGLSVPLLALLGFSPWFWVSAGAYYFRLALMNMSTPVYQTFVMERVDASARGTVASLSSMAWSFGWALSPALSGYLQVHYGFGPAFAITITLYTIAISMYWAFFWRKQPMAE; via the coding sequence ATGATGATATTTGAAAAACTTCGCAACGCACTGGGTGCATATATTGACCGTGTGCGTTTATTTCGACCCAATGCACGCTTGTTTTTGCTGAATGTGATCCTCACTGGCATTTCGATGGGCGTGTTCCGATTGCTGTTCAATTTTTATGTGCTCAGCCTGGGTTTTGATGAGTCGTTGGTTGGGCGTTTGATCAGTGTTTCGAGTACCACCGCTTTGCTTTCTGCGCTGCCCATGGGTTATCTGGCTGATATTTTTGGGCGTAAATACTCGCTGGTTTTGGGTGGTTTGTTAACGGCTTTTTCAGTGGCGGGGGTTGTTATCTGGCCGACGGAGCCTTCGTTATACGCCATGAATATCTTTTCCGGGCTGGGGCAGGGGTTGTGGGGAATCACCATGTCGCCGTTTTTAATGGAAAATAGCGGCGAGCAGGAGCGCACCTATTTATTCAGTTTTAGCCAGGGTTTGCAGATGCTTTCGGCATTTTTTGGCAATGCCATCGGCGGCTATCTGCCAGGGTTGTTGGGGCGCCAATTGGGTGCAGCCGCGACCAGCAGCGCGGCCTATGGCTGGTCTTTGCTGGTCGTGGCAGCCACTTTTGCATTGGGGATTGCGCCGTTATTTTTGCTGCGCCGTCAGCGTTTGGAGAGCGATCAGCGTTCGGTCTTTGCACCGATAAAATACGCTGTAGAGAATCCGGCATTGCTGGGCAAGCTGATTATGCCTTTGCTGATCACCTCAATTGGGGCTGGATTGGTGATGCCGTTTATGAATGTTTTCTATCGGGTGGTGCACCATCAGCCCGACCCGGTGATTGGCAATCTTTTCGCCTGGGGATCGCTGGCGATGGGCGTTGGCTTGTTGATTGCGCCGCCGCTGGCCGATCGTTTTGGCAAAATTCCTGTTGTGGTGGTCACGCAAGGCTTGTCGGTGCCTCTTTTGGCGCTGCTTGGCTTTTCTCCGTGGTTCTGGGTCAGCGCAGGAGCTTATTATTTCCGTTTAGCGTTGATGAATATGAGCACCCCGGTTTATCAGACCTTTGTAATGGAGCGCGTCGATGCCTCCGCCCGCGGCACAGTAGCCAGCCTTTCGAGCATGGCCTGGAGTTTTGGTTGGGCGCTCAGTCCGGCGCTTAGTGGCTATTTACAGGTGCATTACGGCTTCGGCCCGGCCTTCGCCATCACCATTACACTGTATACGATTGCTATCAGTATGTACTGGGCGTTTTTCTGGCGCAAGCAACCGATGGCAGAATAA